GATGATGTAAATACTCTCGCACCTTTTTGACCTGCGGTTTCTCCCGCTCTAGGTAACAGCATGATCTTTGGATGATCAAACAACATATAAGGGCCTTCGACAAAATGAAGCGGCGACATAATCGGTGTGGAGCTGAACAATTGATTGCCCGGCTTTGCCTCGTCGGACGTGATGATCTTCTCATCATTCATTTTCATCGCTTGCTGAAGCAAATCTACAAATTCCGGAGAATCGAACAATGCCTTTTTGGCGGAAGTTTCAACAAATGCAGCGTAGTTTTCATAGAGCATCTCTTGGAAGAGGTATTCCGGCGGATAGGATGCTAATGCATACATCTCGTCGGCGCCGCTCTCCTTAGCCTTCCGGATCACTTCTTTCGAAACCTTCTGGAACTCCTTCCAATCCCAGGTTTTATCATCGAACGTCACATTAGCTTTGCCCAGCATGTCCCCATTACCAACCAATACTCTCAAGGAGTATCCCAAAGGGATGGTATACACCCCGTCATTCAGTTTCAGACCGTCCAAAATATTCATTTGCAAATCATCTTTATGGAGTGTCTGATCTTGCTCCAGCAAACCATTCATATTGAGTAGGAAGCCTTTGCTCACATATTCTTTAACAGGCAAGCCGCCAACTTCAATGATATCCATCCCGTTTCCTGATAACATGGCTGTATTCGTTGCAGTACGATACTTCTCGAATTCCCCAGGTCCCCATTGTTCACCCATGCTTTTATATGCATGGATCTGCAGGTCGATATCCGGGTATTTCTCTTCGAACTTTTTTTCCAGCGTTTGATAGAACGGAGTCGACTCTGTCAGTGACAGGGTAAGCACCGTTTTTCCCTCTTTCGTTGCGGGCTTATCCGCGTTCCCGCCTTCTCCTGACCCGCAAGCGGTTAAACTCGCGATTAAAGCTCCCATAGAAATAAGTAAATGCCATTTTTTCATCGTATAATTTCCTCCTGATATGTTCTGTTTACAACGCCTATTCCAAGCGAACTCGGTTGCCATCCTGCAGAGGCTCGCTGCTCTTCAGAATGATCTTATCTTGTTCATAAATGCTATCCGTTTGGATCATCGTTTCTTTGTCATTCCGCTCGCTGAACTTGATGTTGACTTTTCGGGCAACAAAAACGTTACCGAGTGCACCCGGCTGCTCTTCGACTACAAAAACGTACATGCCTTCCCGGTCCTGATGAACAGCTTCATTAGAAACAAGCAGCCCATGATCGAGAGAGCTTTTCTCGATGTTAATACGAGCCTGCTCACCTCCCTTCAGCTTGGCATCGATGAGTTTAATACGAATTCTCTTTTGAGGGACGGTTAGCGATCCCGTTCCTTCGGTTGCCCCCTCAATTATCGGTTCCGCATTGGTGATTTCTTCAATTACACCTTCTATGACACTGGTTTGCTGCTCTTTATCTGTGTGGACCTCTACCTCGATCCGCTCTCCAACGGATATCCCAATACTAGACAATCGTTCTGCATCCGCATCAACGTCAAACCTATAACCCTGACTGCTATTCGCGACAATGACATCCGGCTCGCCCGCAGATGCAAGTCCTTCAACCGCATTCAGCTTCGTTACAATACCGTTAAAGGGAGCGGTAAGCATCTGTTCTTTTGCCAGTCGTTCTTTCATCTCGTTGATCTTGCGTTCTTGCGCAGCGATATCGAGTTTCCCTTTTTCAATTTCACGTTTCGCGCTGCGCAGTTTAAGCTCATCTTCCTCAATGGAAGATTGAATAAACTGATCCTGAAGATTTTGCTGCTCAATCCTCTGCTTTTCCAAATTCGTTACTTCAAGTTCGATTTCTTGTCTTGCCGCTACGTTGTCATAAGCGATAAGTTTCTGTCCCTTCTTAACACGTTCACCTTCTTTTACGTAAATCTGCTGAGCCTTCCAGTCGTTTGAACTGGATAGTTTGGCTTCGGCGATCGGCTGAAGTATTCCGCTTCCCGCGATCGATAGCTCAATGCCTCCCTGTTTCGGCTGTTCCGTGGTCACCTTGGGCAAGGTCAACGACTGCAGCGTGTTACTGAACAATGTAAACAGCAGCAGCACCCCCATAAAACCCATGAACACGATTTGAAGGATTCGCTTTCGTCTTTGGTCAGCTAACCCTTTTCCAAGCTCCATATCCTTTCTTCTCCTCCTAAAAAAACGTCCTAATAAGCTAACCCTTAACACCTGACAATTGAATGCCCTCTATGAAATACGACTCCGCATACAGAAATAACATTACCATCGGGGCCATATAGAGCATGGATGCTGCAAAGGCAATCCCCCGGTCGCTATCATTAATCCTGGATAAAAAGACGGACAGCGGCTGCTTGAACGGGTCGTCCAAAAAAATAAGCGGCTGCTCCACCATGTTCCAATAATCAACGAACAGCAAGATCACAAGTGCGGCCAATCCCGGCATGATCATCGGAACAATCATCGTTATAAAAATCCGCAAATGTCCGGCACCGTCTATTTTGGCAGCTTCAATGTAGGCATAGGGAATGTCCAGCATGAACTGTCTGAGCATAAATACGCCAAAAGCTGCGAAAATACCAGGAACAATGATGGCGCCCGTACTATTCAGCATGCCAAGCTTATCGAC
This Paenibacillus sp. JZ16 DNA region includes the following protein-coding sequences:
- a CDS encoding ABC transporter substrate-binding protein, whose protein sequence is MKKWHLLISMGALIASLTACGSGEGGNADKPATKEGKTVLTLSLTESTPFYQTLEKKFEEKYPDIDLQIHAYKSMGEQWGPGEFEKYRTATNTAMLSGNGMDIIEVGGLPVKEYVSKGFLLNMNGLLEQDQTLHKDDLQMNILDGLKLNDGVYTIPLGYSLRVLVGNGDMLGKANVTFDDKTWDWKEFQKVSKEVIRKAKESGADEMYALASYPPEYLFQEMLYENYAAFVETSAKKALFDSPEFVDLLQQAMKMNDEKIITSDEAKPGNQLFSSTPIMSPLHFVEGPYMLFDHPKIMLLPRAGETAGQKGARVFTSSGFAIHAKSPAQEEAWKFISFLLSEEAQLLQEREGFSMLKSVNEKLISDLQEKVGSGDYKLPNGQPAKVPDEQFNVFKQMVQSADQYVDLDSKVISIAGEESMAYFSGQKTAEEVAKLIQNRVTTYLNE
- a CDS encoding efflux RND transporter periplasmic adaptor subunit — protein: MELGKGLADQRRKRILQIVFMGFMGVLLLFTLFSNTLQSLTLPKVTTEQPKQGGIELSIAGSGILQPIAEAKLSSSNDWKAQQIYVKEGERVKKGQKLIAYDNVAARQEIELEVTNLEKQRIEQQNLQDQFIQSSIEEDELKLRSAKREIEKGKLDIAAQERKINEMKERLAKEQMLTAPFNGIVTKLNAVEGLASAGEPDVIVANSSQGYRFDVDADAERLSSIGISVGERIEVEVHTDKEQQTSVIEGVIEEITNAEPIIEGATEGTGSLTVPQKRIRIKLIDAKLKGGEQARINIEKSSLDHGLLVSNEAVHQDREGMYVFVVEEQPGALGNVFVARKVNIKFSERNDKETMIQTDSIYEQDKIILKSSEPLQDGNRVRLE